GTTTTCTTTTGCGTGTTGGCGTGTGTGCCTATGTGTGTCACCTCTAGGAGCCTTATCTGCTTCTTGAAAGCCAATCAAGACGACTGTATTCACTAAGGTGCTCAGACAGCGGTACTACCCTCAAGTCCGCGACACAACGCCCAACGTTTCACCGAGCATTTCCTGGGTCATTACCGCCAGCCACTGGTGCGGACCGGGCACTTCAAAGGTTCACCATGACGCCAACCGCGTCATCGCAGCTTGGCAAGTGCAACGATCTCCGCTTCCGCTCCGCTGAGGGGCGCAGGGCgtaaaagaaaaagaaaatcgTGATCGTAATGCAAATGTGAAAGAATCCGTGGTATATCCGGACGGGGTCGTTCGATTCATCAAGTCCCATGGCAAAAAATATGCCACCGAGAACTAGCGCTACCAGACCATTGAGGACGCGCGGTAGAACAAACccgtggcgacggcggggATTCAGGAGATGCGACACTATTGGCACAGCAATGCATACGGCTACGGGCACAATAGTGTAGCGGACGTCCCAAGGAGCGGCCTCCTGCAAGATAATGACAATGAACAGGATGATGTACTGCAAGTACTCCAGAAGGATACGGTTTTCGAAGCAGGCTAGTTGGATGCAGGAGCACCCGACAGATACGATTGCGCCAATGTTGTCGAGTCGGTGCCAGCGCCCTTCGGACATGAAAAGGCTCGTCTCAAAGCACTCGCACGTGTGGTACATAAACGAAACGGTAACGGAGTACGCCCCCACCACTCCCTCAAAGCGCAAATCGCGTCGCACAAGAAAGGCCACAACGGCGACCATGGGGAGGTGGCTCAGTACGCATGTAAAGAACAGGGCATATTTCGAGTCATCGGGACGGTGAGCCATTCTGCGATGAAGAGACAGCCCAAAACCAAAAAAGAGACTCCGCAACCTCTAAGTTGGCAGACCACCTCGTCACAGTCAAGAACGTGTCCACATTTAAAATGAAAACACTCACTGCTGGGATgaaaagaggaagaaacGCAGCCGAAGAggtgtggcggtgggggAAGTGGACAGAGCGAGAGCACCAACGTGGTGAAAAGGCtgaacagagagagggaagccCTCGCTATTTGGCGGCAacggtgcggcggtggggagCGAGGAGGCAAAGCTGTTGCTCAGAGCAGTGCGGGTTACCCAATGAGTACTCTTGTCAATTCTATTCGGTGAATATGTTTGCTCGTTAGATGCCGTGTAATGGATGGGAGACGCTGCGCatcacaaaaaaagaaatgagAAGtaggaggagagaagcagaaTAAGATGGGCACATAATAGCAAATGAGCACAGCACCGGGTCGTTGCGCTTTCCTCTGTAGCGCACGGTCTCCAAGCGGTCAGCCAATCCGCCGTGTTCTCTAAGCACCCCGTACCTTGAAATGGGAAAAGACACCGGTATGGGGAGCCTGCTACTGCCTTCATCCAATACCGTCGCGTGCCAACACGCCGCCCGTATTGGAGCGTTGGTCCACCGAACCTCCTGAAGGAGAACAAGGCatccgtgcgtgcgcgcagcaaAGCGCAGGCGCATACGACTCCGGCAATCGCtccggcgatgccgccgtgcACTCCTTGTCGCTACAAGACATGCATTTCGGTGGTCAAAGGGAGTCGTGGCAAACTCAGAAACAGTTTGAAAGCAAAGGAGAAGCGCCAAAGAACAGTGAGGGCTACCGAAACGGCCACAACGGAGAAAGGAAACACCGCGTGGGTGTGAGGCCGACAGCACGAGAAAGCAAACCAGCCAAACAGCGATAAGACAAAACAACAGCAGTGGCACTTTGGAAAGGAGAGCACTAAAATGAAGAGCTCGACTCGTAGCAGCCACGCACAGGCCCAGATTCGCGTGTGACAGCCACCTGGGTTTGGGTGAGATTGCGAGAGCAGCGGTGCTCATGCCTCCTTGTCTGTCTCAAGGGGAGCGGAGGCTGAAGAACGGCGTAGCCGTGAGGTGAAGCAAAAGgccaacagagagagactgAGGCTGCCGATGATCCTGcaaagcccccccccccacacacacacaccttcacCGATTGCACGCGTGTTCGAGATGCACATACCAAGAGGGAGAACAAAGGGCAGACGAAAGCGAGAGATGATCATCGAAAAGGGGGAACAAGAAAAGTGAACAGCGCAGCGAGCACGCTGACAAGAGCCTGCAACACGTGGAAATCGAGCATCTCGCACACAAGCATATGCATAGGCGGCACTGCACTTGCGCGCagacagccgctgctgctcagctcAGCAAACTAAAGAGAAAATGCTCAATATTCGAAAAACAGAAGGGTGCAGCGACAACATCGACAACCATATCCATATTCATTCCTGGCGTCAATCAAAAGGGGGAACGCATGAATcagaaggaaaggaaagggggaaaacaaaaaacagcGGCTGAGCTACACAGACATGCCATAGGAGATCGCCTCCTTTACCGTGCACCCGCTTCTCCTGTCATCCCGCGTGCCATGGCAACAACAAAGCCACGGTTGATGAAGACGTGATGGATATAAGAGAGGCGCTAGAAGGCACAGCACTCACGCAGCCACGACCACACCCAGTGCACGCTGCCCTTTCGGGAAGTCACCTCAATCACCTCGATTTCCTCATCCTGCTCAGATGCGTGCTCCACCTCGCAGTTAGACTGCGGTGTCTGCTGAGCGGCTGTGGGTGTAATGAGTGCATTGCGCTCCGGTGCGTGGTGAGGTGCTGAAGGTGGCTTTAGTTGCATGCGACGGCGTCTACGGACATCGCAGCTGCTCATCAGACGCCCTTCGTCGCCCACCACAGGCGCGAAGCACATGGGGCACATCGAAGACCGTTGTCGCCACGACTCCAAGCACTGCAGGTGAAACCCATGCTCGCACTTGAGGAGAATGGCAGGGTTGTCTAGGGTGAAGTGCTCCAAGCATATAGGGCAGGTAGTAAGGTGGTATTCCCCAACGTCGTACGTCTCCAGGTCACCAACGACACTGTCCTCGTTGAGGTAGTCACTAAGATTTGAGCAGCTCGCGTCGTGTGAGCCAGCTGGTACTGAGGCGGCcgatgccgcggcagcagccttCGTATGCGGATTCCCTTGCATGACGGAGCCTCGCGTAATTGCTTCTCTCTGTAATAGATGAGCGCGTGTCGGTACTGGCGACACAAAATACATGTGCGAGTTACACTTCAGCTCCCCAGTCGTATATGTGTCGGGGAGCTGCGGCCTCAGCGAAGGTGAGAAAGGGGATGTTGTCCCTAGCAGAAGGTCAGCAACGCACCTTGTGCTCTTATCTTGTCCAGAAGCGGATCCCTGTGAGTCACTCTTGGGAAAAGTGCTGGCGTACCACCCGAGTGACAAGCAAGATAAAAAAAAGGTCACAGTTGGCTGCTGACGAATGTtcaagaagaaaaaggcggaGAACCAGGGGTGTGATGTTGTAGAGCCGCTGGGCAGTGCCAACCGCCAATCTCGGAGAGGAAGTCAAAAACACAGGCAAGGCACGAAGCAGGGAGCGACGCATGAGAGAAAGTTAGTAGTGacgaagaggggagagataGCGAGGGCATGAAAGCCTAATCGCATTAGACACAGGTGAAGTACGGTGACGGGTGTACTCTTGACGAGGTCCCTGTGCAGTGACACTCACCCCGTAAAACCGCAGGCGCTCACACAAGCGCACCGTAGTCAAACAAGACACAACTTTCCGTCTCTCACAAAACCTGCATGAGAGACCCTGCGGTGCGGTAAGCGCGAGCATGTCCACGTGCACGACACCTCGTATTGGCTTTGTCTTTCTTCAACTGTTTGTCACTGCCACGTCAATGTGCGGATGTGCTTGAGTACGAGATCATCGACAAGGAATCACCGAACGTCCGCGTAGGCGCGCCGGGCTCCCTGCGGGGTTATGAGTCGTTGAGCAAGCGGAGATGGCGCGACGGCACGCGAGGCGAGCATGACGCGTCTCCCGACATCCCTCGCAACTTCATTCGCGCACACTGAATCACTCACCACGACGTGCCTTACCCTCATCGCCTTCGTGAATGAATTGGCCGGGGAAGAGCAGTCGGCGTACGGCCGTTGGTGCGAGTCGTTTCGGGTCCGTGTTTACCACCTCCCCCGCTGCGCGCTTGCGgtcttcctccttctcctgctgAACCATGAAGTGGTAGAACTCCGGGTCGAAGAACTTCAGCGCTGCCTCAAGTCCATTGCTCACGACCACGGTGGAGAAGAATACACCAATGGCAAGCATTACGGCGTAAGAGAAAGTGGCGAAGACGTGCACGCGATCTAGCCGACGTAAGCTCTTCTTGGATGTCTGTAGCAGCtgacggtgcagcgccggtgAGGCGCCGTTTTGATGCCAGAGGCTAGCTGGATTGACGGACATCTTGTACGCCGTCTGCAAAATGGCGTACTCGCTCTCACCTGTGGTGTTCTTTGCCGTGTCGGGGTGGGTTTCCAGGACCAAACTTCGGTAGCGAGCACGGACTTCGGCTAGTTCCGCGTGGTTTGGAAGCCCCATCACTTGCAGCGGCGACCCGTGCTTCTGGAGCCACTGCAGTTGCCTCTCCAGTTCCTCGGTGCGCTCCATCCCGGTTTGCATGCGAATCGCAATCCGCCTCTTCAAAGACGTCGGCGTAAGCGTCACGAAGAGGGAGCGCAGTGCCAATACGAAGCAACCGGGCTTGTAGCTGTGCTGCACCCccgtggtggcgcagcgcaacgCCAAGAGGCACGACTGCCTCTGgaccgccgccggtgccgcgctTGCCGTccagcgccgcatccgccgctgcatcgaaGGTttgaaagagagggagaggagaggtggcAATAGAGAGAAACACCAATGATGACGGCTGGTTACACAAGGAGATCAGGAGTCTggtgaagcagcggcactgctgaTGGGCAAGTcccttcgctgctgcgcgcactCACTCAAAGAGGCTTGAACGGCACATCACGGGGCCCGCCCGTAACGGCACCGGAAATATttgaagaggagagaaggtCGGCGATGAATGTGAGAGAATGAGAGGACATGCGGCGAGCCCAGTGAACAATGGGCGCGCGGTGAAGGACCTGACGGCTGTGCAGTGATTGCGGCGAGCGCCGTGGCTGCGAAGAATGACCAGGATAACAGCGTAGAACTGGCCCCTAGGCGAGCTGTCATGCATAGGCAACCAAAGATCACGCTTAAAAGCACCGCGAAGTGTAGCAGTGTCGAGACGGTAAGCAGAAGAATGCATGCCTGCATGCATTCGTGGCACACCAACCGCTGAAACGACCAAAACCCTACTTCTGTTGTCCGCTACCGTCTTTCAGACTAGCAACAAGGAGGAAGTATggaaggaagaagaagcggtAGCTGGAAGGGCGAGATGGACAACgcgggagagaaggcggTCTTTTCGTTAATGATCTCCTGACTGCACCAGGCAGCCCCCCTGCGCGCCAAACTCATATTTTCCCGCAGCCAAGCACTTGGGTTATGGGGGCCATACTCTTCCCTGCACATCTTCACGCACGCAAAAGGGGCAGGCTGAGAAAGTCGTAGAAATCACGATTCGCTCCAGAACCGGCACAATACTCGGCGGTCGTCGAACCTGCTACCGTGGAGGTGGGCGATCGTAGTAGCGGCCTTTTCCTTACTGGATAGTTTCAAGATGACGGCAACGCGGTCGTCAAAGTCgccggcagcgtcagcgtcGTTTTCAGAGTGTTCCCCCGACGTTGCCGTGGTACCTTCTACACGCGCAGCCTTGGCGGGTCGTTGTTCTGATGCGTCGTCGATGAGCACCCGCCAGGATTCTACCTTGTCTTTTGCGACGTCCTCGACTCGCTCCACCAAGGCTGTTACCAAATCCTTCTGCTCCATCTCTGTAGCTGCGTGATAGCCCTCTAGTGTCGTCACGTTTGTTAGCAACACAGATGACGAGGGGGTTCCTGCTGGGCCACTACGCTGCAACAGTCTCTTGCGCTTCTTGTAGATGCTCTGCTCTTGTCGACGCCGCTCCCAGCGCTTGGAGATGTCTTCACGAATCAACTCTATGATGGCCTCCACCGAAAGGTGCTGAAGGGCCGACTCCTTCAAAACACGGTTAAACCAGAAACTCGCCACGGCGTCCCACTGCTTCTCGTAAAAGTGAAAGTGCGGATTGTCGCGAAGGCTCGCGGGCAGCTTCAAATCCTGCATGGAGAACTGTAGCCGCCTCCCAGTGCTCCCCCACACCACCAGCGAGTTTCCTTGATCCTCCATTACCGCCTGGCCCATTTCATACCTTGCAGCGACGGATGTTtagtgcgcgtgcacacgctgaCTCAAATATGGCAttcgcctcttctccgccgcaTACCGGATAGCGCGGCCCACCAGTATCGATGTGGAGAAGCAGAAGTTGGGGCGTACAGCGATCGCCAGTGGAAAATGACGGGAGGGACGAAAACGGCAAGATAAGTGACGTTCAAAGGCAAAACGTTGGCGGAGGccaagaaaggaaaaaagagtGCGTAATGTGTGGAATAAAGCCTGTTGGGACTTGGCACGAGAGATGCAGTGGCGGAGGCTGCAAGACAGGCAAAGAGAAGAAGGCATTTCGCTAGTGGCGCGCTCTCTTTGGTAGGATAAGGTCACGAAAGTGAATCCGGAAAGGGATCCGCAGTCGAGTAGTGCGCATCTGTAGCACAGGTCTGGCCGCGTCAAGAGCGCCACGGTGCCGTGGTGCTGCCATAGAGAAccaagcggcggcgcacaggcaGTGGAATCGTCAGATGTGCGCTGTGGTGGTTCTTCACTCGATAGGAGCGGCAGAAACGAGTTACTTTGAGCGTTTCGCATAAAACACGACTTGTTGTGTATGAGTAACTTCACCAGAGAACAGAGtggcaaagaaaaggagggaggggaaaaagaaagccaacacactgcagcagctcatgaAGTCAATATTACTCGCTCGTCATGTACATGATTACATTATCGCGACGGCGAGAGTCGTCTTGTCCTCCTGtgctctcccctccccctttcccgcACTCCGCACGTCCCCTCTTCTGCGACCTCGTGCAAACAAGAAAGGGGCGGGGTCTCGTCGCTCGTCGTCCTACCAAGGGAAACAGAAAAGTAGTAGACGGGAAAGAAGAAACCAAAATGAGGCACGCGTTTCACACGaagcagaaaagaaaaacgaggAGGACGGAAGGGGATGTCATGGCGTCCGTGCGGCGGCCGCTAGGCGAAACAGGGACGGGCACGAGAGaccgagagagaagcggaCAGAAAGAGGAGGTCGACAAGCAAGTGCAAAGAAGTAGAAAACGAACGGGCACGCATGTCACGTCACAGTCATCGCCGTGCTGGATAACATCAGTGGTGaatgagggaggggagatgaaagcgagagagggtCAGAACAGCGATGACGCACGCTTCTGCGCCGAAAATACAAGAGGCGCTAAgaagaacaaaaagagacccgcggcgctgcgcaccatTCCCTCAAAGAGGACAAGGAAACGGGAAAGTACAACGAAGTGTGCAGACAATGTCGTAACGCGTATGGAAACCGACGCGCTTCATCGGACATCGGAACAGGAGGCGCAGAGAAGAGGCATCGAGATGCGTCCATATAAACACATAGGCAGGAGCAACAAATCAAGGGAGCCACTCTGTCACACTGTGCATGACGACACGTGTTggggagcgagaggagggaaaagaaGAGCGACATACCTTAAGAGAAGTGGACAAGCATAAGAGGAAGACAGAAATATTTGGCATGCCCGTATGCGAAAGCGTTTGCCCCCCTCGTCCTCGCACGTTCTACTCTCGCATGATCTAAGGCATCTTCCCATGGCGCCTAGCCACTGGTGGACGTGAAATCGGGGGCAGCCGCACGCCGCGCGATTCTTTCTTCGCGGGCTGCTTGGGTGGCCCACTACAAATGCTACGCTTTTGCTGCAAGGAGCTCATCGTAGTGGACGATGACGTCATCAGCGTGTCATCGCCACTACCCTGGGTGAGTCGGCTTTGCATGTCTCCGGTGGAGACGCTGTACGACAGCGCGGCAGGGGTCAGCTTCTCCTTTAAAAAGGAGTTTATCTGCCCAATGGTGTCGGCACTGATTCCGGTGTCGCCGACGTTGATGCATGTCACCTGTGAAAGCGGGTTGCGGATCAGCCGCACGATGGAACGCCCTGCCACGGCCGGGATGGGATTGTGAGACAGGTCAATAGATTGCAGCGAAGGGTGTCGTGTCACCACCTTGAGCAGCGCCTGGATTACAGATAAGCTGTGAATGTTATTCCAGCTAAGATCTACATGTTTCAGGAACGGGCACGTATCTATCATGGAGATCAActcgagcagcgccatcggTCGAGCGTGGAACATGTGACTACACTCTACAGAGGTGCTCGCAGGTACATACTTGCCGGTTACGAGGTAACGGTAGTCACGCAAAATTGGAAAGCCGTCATAACCGAGCCGCACTAGCCGCTGAATTTTCTGCAGGTAGAGAAGCCGCTGCACGCCCATGACTgcaagcgccgctgctcgccaccgCGCAGATGGTttcatcgctgtcgccgagGGTGCCTGTGACGGGTAGAGGGACGTCCGCCGGTTGGCGTCTAAGCCTTCCTTGATCCATGGGTGCTTGAGAGCGTCTTTGGCGCTCATTCGACGGAGTGGGTCGTAAAGGAGAAGTTGACTGATAAAGTCTTGTAGCAGTGGTGGGCATCGcagcccaccaccaccctcctcccgcgGACGATACCCGCGGCAGATGTCCttcgtcagcgccgcctctgtACGGGCCTGAAATGGGTAACGACCTAAAAACATCACGTGTGCCATGACGCCCATGGCCCACATGTCCACCGGCTTGCCGTAGTTCTTCTCTAGCAGAATCTCGGGTGCCATGAAGTGCAGCGTGCCACAGCACGTCGTCAAGCATTGCTTATTGCCGGCAAACACGGAGAGCCCGAAGTCTGATATCTTTACGACGAGGTCGTTTTGAGATAGTAGGCAGTTGCTCGGCTTCAAATCGCGGTGGACGATACCCTTTTCATGAATGTACTCCACAGCCATCAACAGCTGCGTGATGAAGCGCCGCGTCTCCAGCTCAGACACGTTTTGCCGGTCTATGCGGTGCTGAAGGGAACCACCAGGAAGGTACTCCATCACAATTGATAGGCACGCTTCGTCTTGATACGTCTCCTCGAGCTTGACGATATTGGGATGAGAAAGAAGGCTCATCGTCTCCACTTCCCCCATGACGCTCCGCAGTCCCTTGGTGCCCGCCTGACGCTTGTCGATGCGCTTCACCGCGTAGATGTCCTTCGTCCCtgtgcgccgcgtcgcgctcCAGACATCGCCATAAGAGCCAGCGCCGATTTTCTCCATCAAGACGTACCTCGACTCGACGTCGACGGTGTCAGAGCTGCCCCCGCTCTTGGCATTGCGCAAGAGCGTGTCTTGCAAAGCGTAGAAGTCCATACTTTCGCTGGCATGAAGCTGCACGCAAAACCACTTCTGGTTGTCAGCGCATCGGTTGAGCGTTGGAGTGGCGTGCAGACGTGAGAGCGGGTGTGAGGGGCACGGAGTGCCGGGAGCAACAGAAGGCCACCACGAAGCAGGACGCGTGAAGAGAGTAACGGAAATGAGTAGAGGAGCGGTGAGCTGTCAAGAGCTCAAGTGCGCCTGCTTGCATCAGCTGGGAATGGCTGTGGGCTTCCCAAAAGGCAGTAcccggtggtggtgcctACGCATTGTACAGGGTAGGGGTGAAACAAAGAGCGACTGTACGGACTGCGCCTCGCTGTGCTAGAAGTCAGTGTACCGTCACAAGCCCGGGCACCTTCCCGGATGTACAAGTGCACTGGCGGCATCACAGGTTAAGGTGGGCACCGAGGGAGGCGCCTAGAAACTGCGTTTCGGCGGCCTTGATGGACACAAAGAGAGCGGAGTGCATTCACTGCCTAACTCGTCTTTGACACGTCTGTCGCGCCTATCGTTGTCTCCATTCAGCGTGTTCGGTAGGGCTGGAGGGAAGCGTAGGCGCCCGAGAAACAGCGCGCGCGTAGACGGCGTGCGATCAAGGAGCTAATGGCACACGGTCAATGAGGGAGAAAGACAGAAAgcggcacgcacaaacacgcacacctcaGCCGGGCATGCACATCCGCGGGGCCGCACAGATATACAGCTGGAAAGAAGACGCCGAATGAGACTCACCACGCAACCATGAAATGAGAGGAAAACATCGTCGCAAACATACACGCCTCCACGTACACGCAACCAAGAGAACCGGGATTGAAGTGTGGCTATACGATGCAGTGAGAAGGAAGCTCACGCGGCGAGAATCAAACCCCCATTTCCCGTATGTGTGATGTGAACGCCTCCCACATCATcaaccccacccccttccaATGGCGAGCGCCGGCATAACAAATAGACAGACAGGCCAAGCATCAAATATCGTTAATGGTCGCATTCCTACATCTCTCCCCCTTGCACGTTCTCTAGCCATCCGTAACACGAGCAAGTCGCCAGGAGTTAGAGAAGTCGGAGAAGCTGGGAGAGGGTTGGCAAGGCGGTCACTAAGCACCGATCCCTTGCTCGCGAAGCCGCTCCACGAGCCAGTCCATGCCCTCCACCAGGCCATCACCTGTTTTTGAACTGCTTTTAACAATCGTCCACGTACGGTTCATAATGGACGACACACCAAGTTGTTCGGCGATCTCTACCTCACTGGCGGCGTCCGGCAAATCTTGTTTGTTGGCGAATATGAGCAAGAGACTCTTTCTGAGTTCGTCCTCGTCTAGGAGAGCGTACAGTTCGTGCTTGGCGACGCCCATGCGATCCCTGTCAGTGCTGTCCACCACGTAGATGACGGCGTCTGTGTCGCTGAAGTAGCAACGCCAGTACGGTCGCACACCCGTTTGGCCGCCAAGGTCCCACACTTCGAAGGAGATATTCTTGTACTGAAGAGTTTCTAAGTTGACTCCCACAGTGGGGACGGTGGTAACCACATCACCAAGATGTAGCCGATAGAGAATTGAAGTCTTTCCCGCATTGTCCAGGCCAAGCATCAAGACACGAATTTTGCGGTCTGCTGGCAGCAGACCAAGTGTCTGCTTCAGACTTGTCAGCCACGCACCCATAGTGCGGAATATCAGCGTTCTACTCGTACCCGCCTTAAGGGCGTGTCGGTGACCTGGACTGTGCGCTGAACAAGAATAgcaaaagagggagagagtaACAGCGCGACTCCTCCGACACCAATGGTAATGTGAAGCCAGCGAGTTGCGCTTGGTGAAACAGGCCCGAAGAAAGTGTGGCGCGGACCATAACAGAAACGGCACAGAGATGTGAAAGAGGGTGAAGGATACCAGGGAGGGACCGAAGAATGTCCGCAGCCTCCCTCGATTGACTTTTCCGATGCGCAAATGGTGATACTACCAAGGCCTGTGAGGGCGACGATGCCGAGAACATAAACACCAGaacctctccccctccccgaaGGTAAGAGCGGGCGCACACAGCGCAATCGAAGCACTCACGTGGGCAGGGGAAAGCGAACAACTAAAGCAGGAGAGCGGCCACTGCCGAGCTCAACTCCCGTTGCGAGGGCCTCACAGAAGAAGGTAACGCACAGATGAGAGGCACAAAGAGGGCCGAGGCAAATGTGAAAACGAGAGTGCAGCGGCAACTCGGTAAGGACTAAAAGCAGGGGGAGCACGCGGAAAAGACCTCCGTGAAAGATTCCAGCGCCGAAACAATGGAGGACAGTGAGAAGCGTTCGATAGTGGATAGCGCAACAGTGGATATTAGCGCGAGAGAAACCACACCAAACGAGAACCATTCGTGCGTGCACAACAAACACATCGGCAACAAACATCACCCCCGcgggggagaaggggcgagGAAAGCAAGGGAAAAAGGAGGGCGGAGATGAAGAATGGAACCTAAAATGCATGTTACATTCTTGATCAGCACGTCGTTCGGCTTTCATGAGTGCCCGGAGGAACAGTTCTtcgctccgcctcgtcgacAAGGCGAAAACCCAGCGAAGCCTCACGCTCCAGTGCAAAATGCGTGTGGAATGCTCTCAGCCCCTCATTCGAAAACACCACGGCAGAGCTGCCTACGATGGGAGCGCTGAGCACATAGAAGATGCGCTggtgagagagagcgatCACTCATCGGGTAAAATTCCTGTGCTCAAGACACACATGGCTTTTTCATCGCAGTGACTTACAACAGCAAGCTTCGGAGAGTTGCCTCCACACGAATGCGCGATGTGTCCGCTAATCGCCATCTTATCTCACAGGAGCCCCACCAAGCCGTCCGGCAAGCAAGggggcgctgcagcaccctcGAAGCTCGTTTTGCGTGAAACCCGTCACGCACCTTCAGGAGGAGAGGTCAGAAACGAAGAGTGCATGTATCCTCTGCCTCTGAAAAACAAGCTTACGTCGCTGCATTTGCATCGAGACGACGCAAAACAGCGTGTAGTATTGCATCGCCAGCATCGACTTTGGCCAGCCAACAAAATCGCTTCTTTTTGCCCTCCATCGATCCTACAAGCCACAACAAAGTATATTTCGTGAGTCATTTGCCCCCTTCAAACACCCCGACAATGAACTGAGGCGCTCGCTGTGGCATATCCCTACAAACGCTACTCGCGCAATCCCCACCACACGCACTCCCCACTAAACCACACATCAGACCCATACAACGCAGCACACAAATAATAAGCCAGAGCAGCTACAATCTCAGCACACCGTCTTTAGCAAGCGAAAGCACTACTCAACACCAAAAAGGGACCCGGAACGAAAGATACTCACTACACCCGCTACAAAAGCCTAAGCGCGCACCGAAAAACCTTCGCGACCATGactacacgcgcacacgcatatatagaaagagagagaggcgtgggcgtgcgtgggtttggaggaaaagaggagaggtCCCGCGGGACGCGTGGCGGAGATAGAAACCAAAAGaaaggggtggagggagggggcgcgggcggcggagcACCGCACGCTTACTTCTTCGCAGCCTTCGCGGCCGCCTTGGTCACCttaccgccgctgccctccttcTTGTTCACGCCCTTGATGATGCCCACGGCCACCNNNNNNNNNNNNNNNNNNNNNNNNNNNNNNNNNNNNNNNNNNNNNNNNNNNNNNNNNNNNNNNNNN
This DNA window, taken from Leishmania donovani BPK282A1 complete genome, chromosome 17, encodes the following:
- a CDS encoding ADP-ribosylation factor, putative, which encodes MGAWLTSLKQTLGLLPADRKIRVLMLGLDNAGKTSILYRLHLGDVVTTVPTVGVNLETLQYKNISFEVWDLGGQTGVRPYWRCYFSDTDAVIYVVDSTDRDRMGVAKHELYALLDEDELRKSLLLIFANKQDLPDAASEVEIAEQLGVSSIMNRTWTIVKSSSKTGDGLVEGMDWLVERLREQGIGA
- a CDS encoding mitogen-activated protein kinase kinase 3, putative → MDFYALQDTLLRNAKSGGSSDTVDVESRYVLMEKIGAGSYGDVWSATRRTGTKDIYAVKRIDKRQAGTKGLRSVMGEVETMSLLSHPNIVKLEETYQDEACLSIVMEYLPGGSLQHRIDRQNVSELETRRFITQLLMAVEYIHEKGIVHRDLKPSNCLLSQNDLVVKISDFGLSVFAGNKQCLTTCCGTLHFMAPEILLEKNYGKPVDMWAMGVMAHVMFLGRYPFQARTEAALTKDICRGYRPREEGGGGLRCPPLLQDFISQLLLYDPLRRMSAKDALKHPWIKEGLDANRRTSLYPSQAPSATAMKPSARWRAAALAVMGVQRLLYLQKIQRLVRLGYDGFPILRDYRYLVTGKYVPASTSVECSHMFHARPMALLELISMIDTCPFLKHVDLSWNNIHSLSVIQALLKVVTRHPSLQSIDLSHNPIPAVAGRSIVRLIRNPLSQVTCINVGDTGISADTIGQINSFLKEKLTPAALSYSVSTGDMQSRLTQGSGDDTLMTSSSTTMSSLQQKRSICSGPPKQPAKKESRGVRLPPISRPPVARRHGKMP